The genomic region ATTGGCTCTGACCATCCAATCAGAGTACAGAAACCCCCAACCTCATTGTGAGCCAGCTAGCTGAACTAATGAAATGgtaacaaccccccaaggcactttacaactaaccagtcattcacccatgcacaaacacattcacacgctggtgataagctacattgtggctacagctgccctggagcagagAAAGCCTTGCTGGTCTTGACTGCACATCACTGCTCAGCACTGACCTGATCCTTTGTCCATGTCTTCTTGTTTATCACAGTGATGTTTGCACTGCCATCAGAAAAGGCCAGCATTGATGGTGGGATTTGTATTGCTAAAACATCAGGGACATTCTGCACCACCTCAGCTGGTTTTGTGTCCACAGAAATGATCTAAGAGAACATCAGTTTAGTTATTCTTCTATGTACAAAGGTGCAGGATGGCAATAAATTGATAACATTCTTATATATATAcaaaaaaatgaatattttttccTATGTGTGCATTTTTTCTAGGAGAGAAATATCATCAATTTCTGCGTCAACAACCATAATTTACGGAATATAAGAGATAAATGCTGAAACAGTACTTTTATACAGTAAATAAAATGCAGCTTTAATAACAAAATTAGAAATGCGTTTCTAAAAGGTTTTTtgtgatcgacaggcagattgatgctgcgtcagcagtgatgctggcgttgtaccgatctgtcatggtgaagagagagctgagccagaaggcaaagcactCAATTTATCGGTTGATGTATGTTCCTACCCtcccctatggtcacaagctttgagtagtgaacaaaagaatgagattgcagatacaagaggagctagttgaggtggcttaggcatctagttaggatgcatcCTGAATGGCTCTCTGGCGTAGTTTTCCAGGCACGCCTAACTAGGAGAAGCccttaaggaagacccaggacacgctggaaagtctatgtctcatggctggccagataatgccttaggattccccagagaagctggcccaagttactggggagagggaagtctgggtctccttGCTTAGGCTACTGTCACCgcaacctgaccccggataagcggctgaaaatggatgaatggatgaatgctcATAAACTGATTGAGTAATTTGCATTTTAAAGTAAAAATTAGGAATACAAAATTATAAACTTATTTTTTTACAAAACATAAAAAAGGATTTTGTATGTAATAATTAAAGGTTTCTTAACTCACTTTCTGGTTGTTTGTACTTCATTTCAAATAGAGACATAATATGTTTAAGTTGTATTTATCAACATTGTCTACAAAGGAAACTCCATTTATTCATCTTTTTATTGTGGTTACCTCTCCTGGACTTTGCCAACTCCATTCAAATTGGGGCAAATGCCTCCTGTCTTAAGAGGAAGAAAAAAGTGCAAAATGCGGCTGCTGGGTTTCTTACGAGCACTGACCCTTGCGAGTCACATTTCCCCTGTCCTGGTCAGTCTACACTGGATTCCACTGCAATTTAGGTTTCAGTTCAAGCTACTAACCCTGGTATACAATGCTCTGAATGTCTCTTCTCCTTTCCATCTCCCTGAGCTGCTTGTGGCTTACATCCCAATTCAATCCCTCTGGTCTGTTGACCTTAGTCTTTTGATCATGCCAAAGAGGTCATACAGTTTGCGTGGAGAGCAAGCTTTCTCACACATCGCCCCCATACTATGGAACACTTTACCACTTCATACCAGTACAGCACAGTCTATAAATGAGTTAAAATCATGTCTAAAACCCCACTACTTTAGTCTTGATTTTGGACATTGACACTACAATTTTCCCTCCTCTTAGGCTCATATTTTTACACCCTGTGTTAATTTTAACTTAATTTTTAGCATCTTCTCTTTACATACTTTTATTCATTGGATTGTTTTTATTCCCTTATTGAATGTTTTAttgtatgttttagttgttttcattGGGCAAGTTTGGAATTACCATAGCTTTAATGATCCCCTTGCCTCGACtgcgcagcactttggtcagctgcccTGTTGTTTTaattgtgctttataaataatggatggatggatggatgtttaataTCACACATTTGTAATGACTGTAATGTTATACCTTTTGAACAAATATCTCTTGGAGAACCGCTGAAGCTTGTAGCATGCTGGAAACAAGAGCAGGGTTATTTGAGGCCCTGAGCAGTGCAGAAGCTGGGGTTTTTTCCAGCAACCCTGAAGGTAATCCAACAACAAGACTGCCAAGAGATTCCAGGGAGTCAGTACTGTTAATCTGTCAATTGGATAATCATTAATTACAAACATGTTTCataataatttttaaacaagtagAATAAAATCTTATTACATCAACCAACaagcaaaaaatatttcaaatggTTGTCAAGATTACAGCTTCTACCTGGTAGCCTGAGGAGGTTATGCTTTGGATAATGATGTTGGCCTGGTCTTGGCCCCAGGTTGTCACTGAAGCCAAAGTATAGAGCGAGGAAATCAGCAGTGTTGGGGAGATTGAAGATATCTGAGTATTGCTCAGGCCTGAAGCAGCTCCCCCAAGGCTTACAATCGTTTGTGCTGTGATGGTCTTGATGTTGGATGCCAAAGCAGCGGATGCCTATTAAGTACAATttataaacattttcaaaataactGATTACACATATATGACTAACAATCATGCTTCTTAACAAGGAGTTAGCGTGGAAGGTTGTGGATGCTTCAGCCTGAGGAGACCACTACTTCCAAAGTAAATGGAGCCAATCACTGAGCAGAACCTTTATACTCAGTTCTGTGTAGGAACTATTTGAGCTGGTACCTGAGGGTCCTCGATTCCATAACAAAATTGCTtcctcatgtccaggatgaccacgGTGTTAGTTTCATTTAGAGAGGTATACACTCTACTCGGGATGGTAGTCGAGCACATCAAAACACCTGGAAGCCTAGATGGAGAGAGAGGCATTCACATTTATGTACACAtcaatagttttttttaacatgAGCCGTGTTTTTCATTCAGTTGTCATAGCACTGTTTGTATTTGTATCCAGCGCTGGGTACTTACTTGAACAGGCTGAAGCTTGGGTTGACTGTAAACAGCTGAGTGATGTAGTAATTTCTTACATCTACAGCAATTGCTGAGTTGTTGAAAAGCTCCAGATTAGCTTGGTCTTCCCAAAACACTTCAGCCTTTAAATACAAGTGCACAGAAAAAACAAGAGGTAAAGACTAAAATGTTTTTACCATGTGAGGGGTAAGACTTTAAAATATATTGTATAATGATGTGAACACAAACCTGGGATGTGGGGACAAAACTTATGAGATCATTCAGAGTGATAAATGTCACAAAGCTGCTGATATATTTGAAAAACCAGGAGGTAGAGTTGAGTTCTGGGTCACTAAGATTATAGCATCTGGCTCCAGAGCCTGTGGAGAAAGAAACAGCTATTTAGCACCATCAGCAAAATGTTTTCTAGTTTTTCATAGTTTATAGGCTTAATTATGTCTAATGACATCCATCCAACATTGCACTAATAAAAAATTCTTACCAGTAGTCAAATAGCTCCTTATGGTGTTGTACACATCTTCTGGTCCAAACTCTGTACTGTTGTATGTGAAATTGTTTCCCATATAAAACACCCTTTTGAAAGAAAAACATAATTTTAACTGAATAATTTTCACTTGAATGTGATCAATCAGCTAGGAAAACAACTTACAGTTTCTGGAATGCCTGACATGAGGCACCCTGCACTTCCATGGGGCTGATGAGGTTTTTTGTGAGAAACCTCAGGTAGTTCTTCAAAAGTACGTCAAACCACAAATTAACCTCAGATGTCCTGTTGATGCTCAGAGCCATTTCCCAAAAACAGGGGAGGATCACCTTCTTCATATCATCAGAAACAACAATctaaaataaatggtcaaataaatGTAACATGATTAATTACACCATAAAAACTATGAATTTATTCATTATTGGAGATGGAGTACATACAGTTTCCAGGAAGGTAACAGTGTTGTTGTAGTTGATGAACGTGGCACAGACATCTGAACTGGTGACTTTAGAAATGGGGGGACCATTTGTTGAAGCTGTTTCAGTGATAATTTCAGTAGCTGTTGTTTCTGTAACAGTGCTGGCTCCAGCATTTGGCATTGATAATCCTGCGTCggttgcagcatttgttgttgatTTCCCAAAGCTAGTTAGATGATTTAACAATGATGTTTCAACACTGGTTGCAGCATTTGTCATGGCTGTTCCAATATTAGTGGCAGCATCTGTTTTTTCTGTCACAGAGTTTGTTCCATCATTTGGCACAGATGTACTCAAACTggtttcagctttatttgagatcATTCCAACACTCGATTCAGCATTTATTGTCATAAATGAGCTGATTCTCTCATTTGGTGTTGTTATTCCAGAGTTTGTTCCCATATTTGTTGATGCTTTTCCAAAGCTAGTTGTAGAAATTGATGATGATGCTTCAGTGCTAGTGATATCATTTGATATAACCATTCCAGAACTAGTTGCGACATTTGTATTTTCTGTAATTAAGGTGGTTTCAGCACTTGAAGAAGAAATTTCAGAGTTAGTGACTACGTTTCTTGTTGATGTCTCAAAGCTATTTGGAGAAATTATTGATGATGCTCCAGCAGTTGTGGGACCATTTGTTGATACAATCCCAGCACTGGTTGCAGCACTTATAGGTGTAAACGAGCTTGTGCCAGTGTTTGGCACAGGTTTATCAGAAGTGGTTTTAGCAGTAGCTGAGGCTATACCAATATTAGTTACTGCATTTATGGTAGTCATGAAAGAGCTGGTTCCAGCAATTGGTGTTATTTCAGAGCTGCTTTGAACATATGGTGTTGATTTTTCTAAGATGGTTGGTGGAATGAatgataatgtctcagtgctggtggGATTATTTGTTGTCACCAATCCACCACTGGTTGctgcatttattttttctgtcACTGAGCTGGTTCGACCATTTGGACTGTAAATTTCAGAGTTGGTGGCTGCATTTCTTGTTGATGTCTCAAAACTAGTTGGATAATTTATTGATGATGCCCCAGCAGTAGTTGGGCCATTTGGTGATACCATCCGAGCActagctgcagcatttgttgATGTCAAAGAGCTGGTTCCAGCGTCTAGTACAGGTTTATAAGAAGTGGTTTCAGCAGTATCAGAAACTTGACCAATATTAGTTGCAGCACCTGTGGTTCCCATGAAAGAGTTGGTTCCAGCATGTGATGTTATTTCAGAGCTGGTTGGAACATTTGATGTTGATTTTCCTAAGATGGTTGGTGGAATGGATGATATTGCCTCAGTGCTGGTGGGATTACTTGTTGTCACCAATTCACCACTGGTTGctgcatttattttttctgtcACTGAGCTAGTTCTAGCATTTGGACTGAAAACTTCAGAGTTAGTGGCTGCATTTCTTGTTGATGTCTCAAAACTAGTTGGATAATTTATTGATGATACCCCAACAGTAGTGGGGCCATTGGGTGATACCATCCCAGCACTGGCTGCAGCACTTGTTGGTGTCAAAGAGCTGGTTCCAGCGTTTAGTACAGGTTTATCAGAAGTGGTTTCAGCAGTATCAGAAACTTTACCAGTACTAGTTGCAGCACTTGTGGTTCCCATGAAAGAGTTGGTTCCAGCATGTGATGTTATTTCAGAGCTGGTTGGAACATTTGATGTTGATTTTCCTAAGCTGGTTGGTGGAATGAATAATATTGCCTCAGTGCTGGTGGGATTACTTGTTGTCACCAATCCACCACTGGTTGctgcatttattttttctgtcACTGGGCTAGTTCTAGCATTTGGACTGAAAACTTCAGAGTTAGTGGCTGCATTTCTTGTTGATGTCTCAAAACTAGTTGGATAATTTATTGATGATACCCCAACAGTAGTGGGGCCATTGGGTGATACCATCCCAGCACTGACTGCAGCACTTGTTGGTGTCAAAGAGCTGGTTCCAGCATTTAGTACAGGTTTGTTAGAAGTGGTTTCAGCAGGATCAGAAACTTTACCAATACCAGTTGCAGCACTTGTGGTTCCCATGAAAGAGTTGGTTTCAGCAATTGATGTTATTTCAGAGCTGATTGGAACATTTGGTGTTGATTTTCCTAAGATGGTTGGTGGAATGAatgataatgtctcagtgctggtggGATTACTTGTTGTCACCAATCCACCACTGGTTGCTGCATTTATTAGTTTTGTCACTGAGCTGGTTCGACCATTTGGACTGTAAATTTCAGAGTTGGTGGCTGCATTTCTTGTTGATGTCTCAAAGCTATTTGGATCATTTATTGATGATTCCCCAGCAGTAGTTGGGCCATTGGGTGATACCATCCCAGCActagctgcagcatttgttgGTGTCAAAGAGCTGGTTCCAGTGTTTAGTACAGGTTTGTTAGAAGTGATTTCAGCACTATCAGAAACTTTACTAATACTAGTTGCAGCACTTGTGCTTCCAATGAAAGAGTTGGTTCCAGCATGTGATGTTATTTCAGAGCTGACTGGAACATTTGGTGTTGATTTTCCTAAGATGGTTGGTGGAATGAATGATACTGCCTCAGTGCTGGTGGGATTATTTGTTGCCACCAATCCACCACTGGTTGctgcatttattttttctgtcACTGAGCTAGTTCTAGCATTTGGACTGAAAACTTCAGAGTTAGTGGCTGCATTTCTTGTTGACATCTCAAAGCTATTTGGATAATTTATTAATGATACCCCATCAGTAGTGGGGCTATTTAGTGACACCATCCCAGCACTGACTGCAGCACCTGTTGTTGTCAAAGAGCTGGTTCCAGCATTTGGAAACGGTTTATCAGAAGTGGTTTCAGCAGTTGCGGAAATTATACCAATACTAGATATGCCATTCGTGGTTGCCATAAAAGAGCTGGTTCTAGCATTTGGTGTTGTTATTGCAGGGCTGGTTGGAACATTTGGTGTTGATTTTTCTAAGCTGGTTGGTGGAATGAatgataatgtctcagtgctggtggGATTATTTGTTGTCACCAATCCATCTCTGGTTGctgcatttattttttctgtcACTGAGCTGGTTTGACCATTTGGACTGTAAATTTCAGAGTTGGTGGCTGCATTTCTTGTTGATGTCTCAAAGCTATTTGGATCATTCATTGATGATGCTCCAGCAGTAGTTGGGCCATTGGGCAATACCATCCCAGCACTGGCTGCAGCACTTGTTGATGTCAAAGAGCTGGTTCCAGTGTTTAGTACAGGTTTATCAGAAGTGGTTTCACCAGTATCAGAAACTTTACCAATACTAGTTGCAGCACTTGTGGTTCCCATGAAAGAGTTGGTTCCAGCAATTGATGTTATTTCAGAGCTGACTGGAACATTTGGTGTTGATTTTCCTAAGATGGTTGGTGGAATGAATGATACTGCCTCAGTGCTGGTGGGATTACTTGTTGTCACCAATTCACCACTGGTTGCTGCATTTAATTTTTCTGTCACTGAGCTAGTTCCAGCATTTGGACTGAAAACTTCAGAGTTGGTGGCTGCATTTCTTGTTGATGTCTCAAATCTAGTTGGATAGTTTATTGATGATAACTCAGCAGTAGTGGGGCCATTGGGTGATACCATCCCAGCACTGGTTGCAGCACTTGTTGGTGTCAACGAACTGGTTCCAGCATGTGATAATGGTTTGTCAGAAGTGGTTTCATCAGTAGCTGAAATGATGCCAATGCTAGTTATGCCATTCGTGGTTGCCATTAAAAAGTTGGTTACAGCAATTGGTGTTGTTATTTCAGAGCTGGTTGGAACACTTGTTGGCATTAAAGAGCTAGTTCCAGTGTTGGGCACAGGTTTATCAGCGGTAGTTTCCGCAGTAGCGGAGTCAATACCAATACTAGATACGGCATTTGCGGTTGCCATGAAAGAGCTGGTTCTAgcatttgttgttgttatttcagAGCTGATTGGAACATTTGGTGTTGATATTTCTAAACCTGTTGGTGGAATTGTTATTCCAGAGTTGGTTGCCATATTTGTTGTTGCTGTTTCAGAGCTGGTTGGAGACATTGATGTTGATTCCCCAGTGCTGGCAAGATAATTTGTTGTGAACAATCCAGCACTAGTTAGTAAGTTTACGTTTTCGGTTACTGAACGGGTTCTGGCATAAGCAGTTGAAATTTCAGAATGAGTTCCTGCAGTTTCTGTTGATGTCTCAAAGCTATATGGGGAATTCATTGATGATTCCCCAGCAGTGGTAGGGCCATTTGTTGATACCATTCCTGCAGTTGTTGCAGTTGTGGGTTGTGCAGTTTCACGGTATGAATTGGTTATGATGAGTCCCACACCAAGAGTGTCCAGCTCTGACTGTGTCTGCAAGTTTATCCAGCTCTGAATCACTGTATCATTCTCAAACAACTTCAGATTTGGTAACTGGTCACCCATGAGGTTTTGGATGTTAGTCACAGTCAAATTCTGTGCATTTCAAAAGAgagataaaacaaacaaaaacatatttaatattttttccaaCAGTGAGTAATATTTCATAATACTGCCATACATATTTTTTACCATTCAGAAACCCTTGAGAACAGGTTTCACACAAGGCAGCTATCAGCTATAAACTTAAGATGGCCTCCATAGTATACTTACCATTATAACATTAATATCCAGACTCCTGAAAGTGTCTATGTCCATGCTGATGTTCTGTGTTGATAATGCTAGAATATCGATTAGCGGTGCTCCACCTATCAATGTAGACAGATTCAAGAACTTAGAAAGCATACCTTTTTCATAAACAAGTATAAAGACAAAATTCAAGTTTTCTCACCTAGATAGCCTTTTATTAGATTGTAAAAGGTAATTGAATTAACACGAAATGAATTAAATGAGGTATTGCTGATCTCATAAAGGACTCTCTTCTGTACAAGTGAACATGATGAGACATTCAGACGTTTGATGTTTCTGACAAGTGGAAAGAAATAGTGAAGGGTTAAATTAACACTCATAGTGCTTCCAATAACCTGATGTCATTATTCTAACACCAACCTGATACTGTCTGCTGTGATGGTGCTTAGAGTGCTGATATCCAGTGTACACACATTGGAGCCAATGATATTGAGCTCAGTGATacccaggttttttttagaggtaTTCAGATACTTTGTGATTATTTCTTTGCTCTAAACAATGAGAAAAACACACCAAGTTTCAAATTTCATATATGCGTAtccctgttttttttttagtcTGCATTCTTTGATATTTTTACCTGTGCAGCTGGCCAGTTTCCATCTTCAGTTTTCATAAGAGCTGCCAATGTGTCAATCATAGTGATGTTCCAGTTAAAGATGTCAGAAAGCGTTGCCACACGCGACACCGAACCAAGTAGCTGAACTTGCTGTTCTGGGACTCCAGATGGGTATGCCTGGAAGTGCAGAAGATATATGACATAAAATATGTTGAAATTGAACGGACATCTGTGTATATTTACAAAGGGAAAAACACACAGGTCACATGATACATTTAGATCTTTTTACAGTTCTCCATATATTTCCTAATTACCTGGTTGAGTTTCTTTAGAATTTTTGTCTGGAAGTCATTATCATCCACTTTTGAGCAAATGACGTAAAGATTTTCTGTCATAACAGGAATGTCCAGGCAGAGATCAAATTGAGTCACATCATAACCAAAGGGGAAAGCGGGATCGCTGATGGTAACATCGGTGATGTTGCCCGAAAGGCAgcctaataaaaattaaaaaaacccTTGTAAATCTACTATGAAAGCTACTATGAATATATTTATTTGGCATAGGTTAATGTCTGCAACAGACAATCTTTGATTCAATTTATAATCTCTAGTGTGAGAGATGAGTTAAAATATTTACCTGCTCCCCGCTTTGATACAAGGGAAGTGATCTGTTGAAACAGGTTTTTGAGCTTTGCCTTTGGTGTATTTCTATTCCTTAAATTTGGCATAAATCCTTTAAGAAACTCTCTTTTTGTTGCCTGTAAAAgaaacattttataaaacaaacacaaattttaaacaataaaataaaaaaacatggccAAATTGTTTGAAAGATTAAAATATAAACATACTGTGTTGATTTTGCCCCAGATGTTTCTTGTTAAGTACAGAGGAAGCTGTTGGAGGTTTTGCAGGGTTTGCAGAGTCCAGGTAGCAACAGTTCTAAAATAAATAtgtgtaaatgtttttaaaaagtacaGTTAAATTATACTGCAAACACGTAAAAAATGGATGTAAACAAATCTCAAAATGTTTTTTTGTGGATAACATTTATAGCTGTAATTactttattatttatatggaatatcacatcttattgatcatttaatatataTGTAGCCAACCCTTTTAATGCCACAGGTCCAAACAAAATAGAAAAATGTAATCAATCTAAACAATAATACCATACTGACCTAAATATAGGACCAGGTTTTTTTCATTGAAAGCAATTTTAACatgtggggtcgtcttataatcgaGGTCTAAGCATTCACACATACTGATATTTGCCTGGGGTCATTACACGTCCGTAATAGTTGAGGGCGCCAGGCTGTATGTTCTCAAAGGAGAAAAAAATAGAGAAGAGAGGTCTGAAGCAGAGTGGACCAATAGTGGGGCAAGTTAACAAGCTACCAAGGCAGAGTTATGATACTAATTTTAAGATGATGGACATTTCAGCAGAGGCATCAAACATTGCATGAATGGATGCATTGGACGGCAGT from Nothobranchius furzeri strain GRZ-AD chromosome 18, NfurGRZ-RIMD1, whole genome shotgun sequence harbors:
- the LOC107392581 gene encoding serine-rich adhesin for platelets, which produces MAILDMRNEFCNGIEDPQAFAVLASNIKTITEEIFVTLGGAASGLSNTQITSVPPTVLISSLSTLGSVTTWGQDQANIIIQSITSSGYQFKSAASLESLGSLVVGIPSTSIESIPGSELLSASKNPALVSSMLQAPINLQETFVQKIISVDTNPAQIVVNVPDALATIIPPSQLVFSEGSANVSVINNKTWTHDQASLLLPTLAETNFDIEQFTTSILQGFTCTSAKRLTTTKTQQLIRACRPRLGRPKVELKESQLTCMYNLIKGDLNQNFTDYPSDLLLYFKIQDVQKRNCRSYFSALGTADFSVASTILNKGRQLFSEARTCLGINGFILSRDNLNILGNMVCTLDSSYIMNSDPLILEKLKACKDFSDSQVTAMETLLLSGVSQYGTVATWTLQTLQNLQQLPLYLTRNIWGKINTATKREFLKGFMPNLRNRNTPKAKLKNLFQQITSLVSKRGAGCLSGNITDVTISDPAFPFGYDVTQFDLCLDIPVMTENLYVICSKVDDNDFQTKILKKLNQAYPSGVPEQQVQLLGSVSRVATLSDIFNWNITMIDTLAALMKTEDGNWPAAQSKEIITKYLNTSKKNLGITELNIIGSNVCTLDISTLSTITADSIRNIKRLNVSSCSLVQKRVLYEISNTSFNSFRVNSITFYNLIKGYLGGAPLIDILALSTQNISMDIDTFRSLDINVIMNLTVTNIQNLMGDQLPNLKLFENDTVIQSWINLQTQSELDTLGVGLIITNSYRETAQPTTATTAGMVSTNGPTTAGESSMNSPYSFETSTETAGTHSEISTAYARTRSVTENVNLLTSAGLFTTNYLASTGESTSMSPTSSETATTNMATNSGITIPPTGLEISTPNVPISSEITTTNARTSSFMATANAVSSIGIDSATAETTADKPVPNTGTSSLMPTSVPTSSEITTPIAVTNFLMATTNGITSIGIISATDETTSDKPLSHAGTSSLTPTSAATSAGMVSPNGPTTAELSSINYPTRFETSTRNAATNSEVFSPNAGTSSVTEKLNAATSGELVTTSNPTSTEAVSFIPPTILGKSTPNVPVSSEITSIAGTNSFMGTTSAATSIGKVSDTGETTSDKPVLNTGTSSLTSTSAAASAGMVLPNGPTTAGASSMNDPNSFETSTRNAATNSEIYSPNGQTSSVTEKINAATRDGLVTTNNPTSTETLSFIPPTSLEKSTPNVPTSPAITTPNARTSSFMATTNGISSIGIISATAETTSDKPFPNAGTSSLTTTGAAVSAGMVSLNSPTTDGVSLINYPNSFEMSTRNAATNSEVFSPNARTSSVTEKINAATSGGLVATNNPTSTEAVSFIPPTILGKSTPNVPVSSEITSHAGTNSFIGSTSAATSISKVSDSAEITSNKPVLNTGTSSLTPTNAAASAGMVSPNGPTTAGESSINDPNSFETSTRNAATNSEIYSPNGRTSSVTKLINAATSGGLVTTSNPTSTETLSFIPPTILGKSTPNVPISSEITSIAETNSFMGTTSAATGIGKVSDPAETTSNKPVLNAGTSSLTPTSAAVSAGMVSPNGPTTVGVSSINYPTSFETSTRNAATNSEVFSPNARTSPVTEKINAATSGGLVTTSNPTSTEAILFIPPTSLGKSTSNVPTSSEITSHAGTNSFMGTTSAATSTGKVSDTAETTSDKPVLNAGTSSLTPTSAAASAGMVSPNGPTTVGVSSINYPTSFETSTRNAATNSEVFSPNARTSSVTEKINAATSGELVTTSNPTSTEAISSIPPTILGKSTSNVPTSSEITSHAGTNSFMGTTGAATNIGQVSDTAETTSYKPVLDAGTSSLTSTNAAASARMVSPNGPTTAGASSINYPTSFETSTRNAATNSEIYSPNGRTSSVTEKINAATSGGLVTTNNPTSTETLSFIPPTILEKSTPYVQSSSEITPIAGTSSFMTTINAVTNIGIASATAKTTSDKPVPNTGTSSFTPISAATSAGIVSTNGPTTAGASSIISPNSFETSTRNVVTNSEISSSSAETTLITENTNVATSSGMVISNDITSTEASSSISTTSFGKASTNMGTNSGITTPNERISSFMTINAESSVGMISNKAETSLSTSVPNDGTNSVTEKTDAATNIGTAMTNAATSVETSLLNHLTSFGKSTTNAATDAGLSMPNAGASTVTETTATEIITETASTNGPPISKVTSSDVCATFINYNNTVTFLETIVVSDDMKKVILPCFWEMALSINRTSEVNLWFDVLLKNYLRFLTKNLISPMEVQGASCQAFQKLVFYMGNNFTYNSTEFGPEDVYNTIRSYLTTGSGARCYNLSDPELNSTSWFFKYISSFVTFITLNDLISFVPTSQAEVFWEDQANLELFNNSAIAVDVRNYYITQLFTVNPSFSLFKLPGVLMCSTTIPSRVYTSLNETNTVVILDMRKQFCYGIEDPQASAALASNIKTITAQTIVSLGGAASGLSNTQISSISPTLLISSLYTLASVTTWGQDQANIIIQSITSSGYQINSTDSLESLGSLVVGLPSGLLEKTPASALLRASNNPALVSSMLQASAVLQEIFVQKIISVDTKPAEVVQNVPDVLAIQIPPSMLAFSDGSANITVINKKTWTKDQSVMFFGSLAGANFDTEQLSPFVLQGFTCTTIKTMSKKQIRQLIHASRPRTGSAKVELRESQLTCMYNLLKGDLSQNFTDYPSDMLLYFKAQDVQKSNCRTYFSALGAADFSVASSILNKAQQLFSEAKTCLGINGLNLSRDNVAVLGNMVCTLDSSYIQSSDPLILENLKACTDLSASQVAAMETLLLSGKTQYGPVATWTRQTLDNLGNLPLYLTRSIWANITTITKRSFLQSFMPSLRKIKTPKTKLKNLFNQVTPLITKRGAGCTTANITQVTVSDTAFPFGYDLIQFDYCLDISVLKENLNAICSKVDDNNFQKIILQKLNQAYPSGISDKDVQLLGSVSRVATPSDISNWNITTIDTLAALMKNEDGTWTTEQSKEIITKYLNTSGNSLSTIVLNNIRSNLCSLDPSTLSTITADSLRSAQPLNVALCSAEQKRLLYGISSSSYGLYRSNSSAYYNLIKSYLGGAPLMDIVALSTQNISMDVDIFRSLDISVITNLTVTNVKSLMGDQLPDLKLFENDTVIQTWVNFQLQSDLDTLGVGLITTRSNQISAAPSTNNNLTTAAASTKSSLSSEIPTAATVQGSTTGSSTSQSTSQVAITNGGLNHEKSPASLVLFALVSTLLLMLLPA